In Rahnella variigena, one DNA window encodes the following:
- a CDS encoding IscS subfamily cysteine desulfurase, whose product MKLPIYLDYSATTPVDPRVAKMMMQCLTLDGTFGNPASRSHRFGWQAEEAVDVARNQIAELINADPREIVFTSGATESDNLAIKGAAHAQREKGRHIITSQTEHKAVLDTCAQLETEGFDVTYLAPQADGFIPPAMIEAALRPDTILISIMQVNNEIGVVQDIATIGELCRSHGILFHVDATQSVGKIAIDVSELKVDLMSFSAHKIYGPKGIGALYVSRKPKVRIDAQIHGGGHERGMRSGTLPVHQIVGMGEAYRIAKEEMTAEVARLSALRDRLWKGIQQLDQVFLNGTPKHAAPNILNVSFADVEGESLIMALKDLAVSSGSACTSASLEPSYVLRAIGLSEELAHGSIRFSLGRWTTEEEIDYAIALVVKSVRRLRELPPVYTK is encoded by the coding sequence ATGAAATTACCTATTTATCTCGATTATTCTGCCACCACGCCTGTAGATCCGCGAGTGGCGAAGATGATGATGCAGTGTTTAACACTCGACGGTACTTTCGGTAATCCGGCCTCCCGTTCTCACCGTTTTGGCTGGCAGGCCGAAGAGGCGGTGGATGTGGCGCGCAACCAGATTGCCGAGCTGATTAATGCCGACCCGCGTGAAATTGTCTTCACCTCTGGCGCGACAGAATCTGACAATCTGGCGATTAAAGGTGCCGCCCACGCGCAGCGTGAGAAAGGCAGACACATCATCACCAGCCAGACGGAGCACAAAGCGGTGCTGGATACCTGTGCCCAGCTGGAAACTGAAGGCTTCGATGTCACCTATTTGGCGCCTCAGGCTGACGGTTTTATCCCTCCTGCTATGATTGAAGCGGCGCTGCGCCCCGACACCATTTTGATATCCATCATGCAGGTAAATAATGAAATCGGCGTGGTGCAGGATATTGCGACAATCGGTGAGCTGTGCCGCAGTCATGGCATTCTTTTCCATGTAGATGCAACCCAGAGCGTGGGCAAGATTGCGATTGATGTCAGTGAGCTGAAAGTGGATCTGATGTCATTTTCCGCGCATAAAATCTACGGTCCGAAAGGGATTGGGGCGCTGTATGTCAGCCGTAAACCCAAAGTGCGGATAGACGCGCAAATCCACGGCGGCGGTCATGAGCGCGGTATGCGTTCAGGTACCTTGCCGGTGCATCAGATTGTCGGAATGGGCGAAGCGTATCGTATCGCCAAAGAAGAAATGACCGCCGAAGTGGCGCGTCTGAGCGCATTGCGCGATCGCTTGTGGAAAGGCATTCAGCAGCTTGATCAGGTGTTTCTCAACGGAACGCCGAAACATGCCGCGCCAAACATTCTTAACGTCAGTTTTGCTGATGTTGAAGGGGAATCCCTGATTATGGCGCTGAAAGATTTGGCGGTGTCGTCCGGTTCCGCTTGTACGTCTGCCAGCCTTGAACCTTCCTACGTTTTGCGAGCCATAGGATTAAGCGAAGAGCTGGCACATGGCTCAATCCGTTTTTCCCTCGGGCGCTGGACAACGGAAGAAGAAATTGATTATGCGATTGCGCTGGTGGTGAAATCAGTCCGCCGCCTGCGTGAATTGCCCCCTGTTTATACGAAATGA
- a CDS encoding nickel/cobalt transporter — MSLISTPPKTLSWRDLWPLAIFMLLLAGGIFLLIHYWPRILLSSIIWQRELHQELAGLLRQVKESPMQSGMTLAGFSLIYGVIHAIGPGHGKIVITTYLATHPSRLKSSLKLTFASAIVQGLVAILLVSVVLGVLQLSSRQLHQSSFWMERGSFILVMLLGLLLCWRALKQVWQTIKSLRPAPAMKIHSLSPMGSETHVHDEHCGCGHQHVPSDQQLQAGGDLRTQIAIVLAMGLRPCSGAIMVLLFSKVIGVYSWGVISAITMAIGTSLTVSLIGVLVFYSRALAVKLSATRTPAAWQRITWSLLALTGGMVLLVAGILLYSTGGGDVSPITGGPFRG, encoded by the coding sequence ATGTCATTAATCTCCACACCACCGAAAACACTGTCATGGCGCGATCTGTGGCCGCTGGCGATATTTATGTTGCTGCTGGCGGGCGGCATTTTTCTTCTCATCCACTACTGGCCGAGGATTTTGCTGAGCAGCATTATCTGGCAGCGGGAATTGCATCAGGAACTGGCCGGGCTGTTGCGGCAGGTGAAAGAAAGTCCGATGCAGTCGGGCATGACGCTGGCCGGTTTCAGCCTGATTTATGGCGTGATCCACGCCATCGGGCCGGGGCACGGTAAAATTGTCATCACCACCTATCTGGCGACCCATCCTTCGCGACTGAAAAGCAGCCTGAAACTGACGTTTGCCTCGGCGATAGTGCAGGGACTGGTGGCGATATTGCTGGTCAGCGTAGTGCTCGGCGTGCTGCAACTTTCCTCGCGTCAGCTGCATCAGAGCAGTTTCTGGATGGAGCGGGGCAGCTTCATTCTGGTGATGTTGCTCGGGTTATTGCTGTGCTGGCGAGCGCTGAAACAGGTGTGGCAGACGATAAAAAGTTTGCGTCCGGCACCGGCAATGAAAATCCACAGCCTGTCGCCGATGGGCAGTGAAACACATGTCCACGATGAACATTGCGGCTGCGGACATCAGCATGTACCGAGCGATCAGCAACTTCAGGCGGGCGGCGATTTACGCACACAGATAGCGATTGTGCTGGCGATGGGATTACGCCCGTGCTCCGGTGCGATCATGGTGTTGCTGTTTTCCAAAGTGATTGGCGTGTACAGCTGGGGCGTGATTTCAGCCATTACGATGGCCATCGGCACCTCGCTGACCGTCTCGCTGATTGGCGTACTGGTGTTTTACAGCCGTGCGCTGGCGGTGAAACTGAGCGCAACCCGTACGCCTGCGGCCTGGCAGCGGATCACCTGGTCGCTGCTGGCGCTGACCGGTGGGATGGTATTGCTGGTGGCAGGAATATTGCTCTACAGCACCGGCGGCGGAGACGTTTCGCCAATCACCGGCGGGCCTTTCCGGGGATAA
- a CDS encoding 3-phenylpropionate MFS transporter, translated as MELRSTRWLALSYFTYFFSYGIFLPFWGLWLKGEGISSESIGLLLGAGLVARFLGTLIISPSIKDPSHLITGLRILALLTLAFAVGFWFGNGWAWLMINIAGFSLFFGPLVPLTDALAGTLQRQINMDYGKVRVWGSIAFVIGSAVTGKLVEVYGHNAILYTLTAGVAAMLLGMLLRPSVKPVGEPRTSGAPAISWKALLGEKPVWRFLLCVTLLQGAHAAYYGFSAIYWQDIGYSSTTIGYLWSLGVVAEVLVFTFSKQLFSRWSARDMLLLSAVCGVVRWGMMGAFTALPWLIVIQILHCGTFTVCHLAGMRFIAARPRDQVIRLQSVYSALAMGGGVAVMTMVSGFLFEHLHAGLFWVMALLVVPAIFLRPQVTPSAPEVSAS; from the coding sequence ATGGAATTGCGTTCCACGCGCTGGCTTGCACTCAGTTATTTCACCTATTTTTTCAGTTACGGTATTTTTCTTCCCTTCTGGGGCTTATGGCTTAAAGGCGAGGGTATTTCCTCCGAAAGCATTGGCCTGTTGCTCGGCGCCGGTTTAGTCGCCCGTTTTCTTGGCACGTTAATCATTTCGCCCTCCATCAAAGACCCTTCGCATCTCATCACCGGTTTGCGCATCCTCGCGTTGCTCACGCTGGCGTTTGCCGTCGGGTTCTGGTTTGGCAACGGCTGGGCGTGGCTGATGATCAACATTGCCGGTTTCAGCCTGTTCTTTGGTCCGCTGGTTCCGCTGACCGATGCGCTGGCCGGTACGCTGCAACGCCAGATCAATATGGATTACGGCAAAGTACGCGTCTGGGGGTCGATTGCCTTTGTGATTGGCTCGGCGGTCACCGGTAAACTGGTGGAGGTCTACGGACACAACGCGATCCTCTATACGCTGACCGCAGGCGTGGCAGCCATGTTGCTTGGCATGTTACTGCGCCCAAGCGTAAAACCGGTGGGAGAACCGCGAACCAGCGGTGCGCCGGCCATTTCGTGGAAAGCATTACTCGGCGAAAAACCGGTCTGGCGGTTCCTGTTATGCGTAACGTTATTACAGGGCGCACACGCCGCATACTACGGTTTCAGCGCGATTTACTGGCAGGATATCGGGTATTCTTCGACCACCATCGGCTATTTATGGTCGCTTGGCGTGGTCGCTGAAGTGCTGGTCTTCACTTTCAGTAAACAGCTGTTCAGCCGCTGGTCGGCGCGCGATATGTTGCTGCTATCCGCCGTGTGTGGCGTGGTGCGCTGGGGCATGATGGGCGCATTTACCGCATTACCGTGGCTGATCGTGATTCAGATTTTGCACTGCGGTACCTTCACGGTTTGCCATCTGGCGGGGATGCGGTTTATCGCGGCGCGTCCGCGAGATCAGGTTATCCGCCTGCAATCGGTGTATTCCGCGCTGGCAATGGGCGGCGGTGTGGCGGTGATGACCATGGTGTCCGGCTTCCTGTTCGAACATCTGCACGCGGGATTATTCTGGGTGATGGCGCTGCTGGTGGTGCCGGCGATTTTCCTGCGTCCGCAGGTCACGCCGTCAGCGCCGGAGGTGTCAGCCAGCTAG
- the suhB gene encoding inositol-1-monophosphatase, protein MHPMLTIAVRAARKAGNLIAKHYETPDSVESTQKGTNDFVTNVDRDAEHMIIDVIRKSYPKHTIISEECGELEGEDKDVQWIIDPLDGTTNFVKRFPHFAVSIAVRIKGRTEVAVVYDPMRNELFTATRGQGAQLNGYRLRGTNAKDLDGTILATGFPFKAKQHATSYMNVVGKLFTECADFRRTGSAALDLAYVAAGRVDGFFEIALKPWDFAGGELLVRESGGVVTDFVGGHNHFSSGNIVAGNPRVVKGILMTMRDELSEALKR, encoded by the coding sequence ATGCATCCGATGCTCACCATCGCCGTGCGCGCTGCGCGCAAGGCCGGTAACCTGATTGCCAAACATTACGAAACGCCAGACTCTGTAGAATCTACACAAAAAGGTACCAACGATTTTGTTACCAACGTAGACCGCGATGCAGAACACATGATTATCGATGTTATTCGCAAATCCTATCCAAAACACACCATCATCAGTGAAGAGTGTGGCGAGCTGGAAGGCGAAGACAAAGACGTACAATGGATTATCGACCCGCTGGATGGCACCACCAACTTCGTTAAACGCTTCCCACATTTCGCTGTTTCTATCGCCGTGCGCATCAAAGGCCGCACTGAAGTCGCGGTAGTTTACGACCCAATGCGTAACGAACTGTTCACCGCAACCCGTGGTCAGGGCGCACAGCTGAACGGTTATCGTCTGCGCGGTACCAATGCGAAAGATCTCGACGGCACCATTCTGGCGACCGGCTTCCCGTTCAAAGCAAAACAACACGCGACCAGCTACATGAATGTGGTTGGCAAACTGTTCACCGAATGTGCAGACTTCCGTCGCACCGGTTCTGCTGCGCTGGATCTGGCTTACGTGGCAGCTGGCCGCGTTGACGGTTTCTTCGAAATCGCCCTGAAACCTTGGGATTTCGCCGGTGGCGAACTGCTGGTTCGTGAATCTGGCGGCGTTGTGACTGACTTCGTTGGCGGCCATAACCACTTCTCGTCTGGCAACATCGTTGCAGGCAACCCACGCGTCGTTAAAGGTATTCTGATGACCATGCGTGATGAACTGAGCGAAGCGCTGAAGCGTTAA
- a CDS encoding DUF1007 family protein has protein sequence MTLPQARNRPFSRYGKWLGVALFCLPATVMAHPHSFIDMQTTLVANDTSLTGLKMVWTMDEITSADLLYDAQNAKPGSDIWKKLAAEVMARVLSQHYFTDFYREGKPVKYLDLPSEYQLSRKGDQAVLEFVLPLAKPQALAGKPMEFSTFDPSYFVDMTYKDKTALHLPPELEKRCTLALFTPKPDASLQNYALSLDKADAPPEDMDLGQQFAQKVTLECH, from the coding sequence ATGACGTTACCCCAGGCCCGGAACCGGCCTTTCTCCCGTTACGGCAAATGGCTGGGTGTTGCGCTGTTCTGCCTGCCCGCCACGGTCATGGCGCACCCGCACAGTTTCATTGATATGCAGACGACGCTGGTGGCGAATGACACCTCGCTGACCGGGCTGAAAATGGTATGGACTATGGACGAAATTACATCCGCAGATTTGCTGTACGACGCGCAGAACGCCAAACCCGGTTCAGATATCTGGAAAAAACTGGCGGCGGAAGTCATGGCGCGGGTGCTCAGTCAGCATTACTTCACTGACTTTTATCGCGAAGGTAAACCGGTTAAATATCTCGACTTGCCCAGCGAATATCAGCTGTCGCGTAAAGGCGATCAGGCGGTGCTGGAATTCGTGTTGCCGCTGGCGAAGCCTCAGGCACTGGCCGGTAAACCGATGGAATTCTCTACCTTCGATCCTTCATATTTCGTCGATATGACCTATAAGGATAAAACCGCGCTGCATCTGCCGCCTGAGCTGGAAAAACGTTGCACGCTGGCGCTGTTTACGCCCAAGCCTGATGCCTCGCTGCAAAACTACGCGCTGTCTCTCGATAAGGCTGATGCCCCGCCGGAAGATATGGATCTTGGTCAGCAATTTGCTCAGAAGGTCACGCTGGAATGTCATTAA
- the glyA gene encoding serine hydroxymethyltransferase: protein MLKREMNIADYDAELWAAMEKEVVRQEEHIELIASENYTSPRVMQAQGSQLTNKYAEGYPGKRYYGGCEYVDIVEQLAIDRAKELFGADFANVQPHSGSQANFAVYTALLQPGDTILGMNLGHGGHLTHGSPVNLSGKLYNVVPYGIDESGDIDYDDVKRQAEAHKPKMIIGGFSAFSGIVDWAKMREIADSVGAYFFVDMAHVAGLIAAGVYPNPVPHAHIVTTTTHKTLAGPRGGLILAKGGDEEFYKKLNSAVFPGGQGGPLMHVIAGKAVALKEAMEPEFKTYQQQVAKNAQAMVAVVLERGYKVVSGGTHNHLFLMDLVDKNLTGKEADAALGRANITVNKNSVPNDPKSPFVTSGVRIGTPAITRRGFKEAEARELAGWICDVLDNVNDEGTIERVKQKVLDICARFPVYA, encoded by the coding sequence ATGTTAAAGCGTGAAATGAACATTGCCGATTATGATGCTGAGCTGTGGGCAGCAATGGAAAAAGAAGTTGTTCGTCAGGAAGAACATATCGAGCTGATTGCGTCAGAAAACTATACCAGCCCGCGCGTTATGCAGGCTCAGGGTTCGCAGCTGACCAACAAATATGCCGAAGGCTACCCGGGCAAACGTTACTACGGTGGTTGTGAGTACGTCGACATCGTTGAACAACTGGCCATCGACCGTGCAAAAGAATTGTTCGGTGCAGATTTCGCTAACGTTCAGCCACACTCCGGCTCGCAGGCAAACTTCGCGGTTTACACCGCACTGCTGCAACCGGGCGACACCATTCTGGGGATGAACCTCGGCCATGGCGGTCACCTGACGCACGGTTCACCGGTTAACCTGTCCGGTAAACTGTACAACGTCGTACCTTACGGCATCGACGAAAGCGGCGACATCGATTATGACGACGTAAAACGTCAGGCCGAAGCGCACAAACCAAAAATGATCATCGGCGGCTTCTCCGCGTTCTCCGGTATCGTTGACTGGGCAAAAATGCGTGAAATCGCCGACAGCGTTGGCGCTTACTTCTTCGTCGACATGGCACACGTTGCCGGTCTGATTGCTGCGGGCGTTTATCCGAACCCGGTTCCGCACGCACACATCGTGACCACCACCACGCACAAAACGCTGGCTGGCCCACGCGGCGGTCTGATTCTGGCGAAAGGCGGTGACGAAGAGTTCTATAAAAAACTGAACTCCGCTGTCTTCCCTGGTGGCCAGGGCGGCCCGCTGATGCACGTGATTGCCGGTAAAGCGGTAGCACTGAAAGAAGCGATGGAACCTGAGTTCAAAACCTACCAGCAGCAAGTGGCTAAAAATGCTCAGGCAATGGTCGCTGTGGTTCTGGAACGTGGCTACAAAGTGGTTTCCGGCGGTACGCACAATCACCTGTTCCTGATGGATCTGGTTGATAAAAACCTGACCGGTAAAGAAGCCGATGCCGCACTGGGTCGTGCTAACATTACTGTGAACAAAAACAGCGTGCCTAACGATCCGAAAAGCCCGTTCGTGACTTCCGGCGTGCGTATCGGTACTCCGGCTATCACCCGTCGCGGCTTTAAAGAAGCTGAAGCGCGTGAACTGGCTGGCTGGATCTGCGACGTGCTGGACAACGTGAACGACGAAGGCACTATCGAACGCGTTAAACAGAAAGTTCTCGACATCTGTGCACGCTTCCCGGTTTACGCGTAA
- the csiE gene encoding stationary phase inducible protein CsiE produces MNPDKQPSPALSATQRRCHVLLMLYAPLTAVQLEIISEINGVGLTTTWEDLAEVTCEIQRIHQLDVLQYSEKECRIQGDTLAQRLCLFQGLRRTLRISPDFVSRHFIPWLHIAFEGQTCPKAALRTDILGMMLEDCGTLLPKPLSGHDRQLMLICLQYCLWQNNDQTGLRFTEQQRRWLREKPEYTAARELFIQLQELSNGLLDDCECEFFTLMLRMLKNHSYQSSGSTEDQRLLLEIENMVARFQDIAGMKFSSYEGLVGQLFAHLGPAIERCHFGIGIDNLMQEEVNRMYPRLVRTTREALAGFEHEYLITLSEDEIGLVAITFGAWLMQGNALQEKQILLLTHDNPELEEAVEQQIREATLLPLNIKYQTLADFYKFGAPSGVAMIVTPYATRSTDADPLVIHTQLPLAKEQRKRIRSLLEAP; encoded by the coding sequence ATGAATCCAGACAAACAGCCCTCCCCAGCGCTTTCCGCTACGCAACGCCGCTGCCATGTGTTGCTGATGCTGTACGCGCCGCTGACGGCAGTTCAGCTGGAGATCATCAGTGAAATCAACGGCGTCGGATTAACCACGACCTGGGAAGATCTGGCAGAAGTGACCTGCGAAATTCAGCGCATCCATCAGCTTGATGTACTGCAATACAGCGAAAAAGAATGCCGCATTCAGGGTGATACGCTCGCCCAGCGGCTGTGTTTATTTCAGGGATTACGCCGCACATTACGCATTTCACCGGACTTCGTTTCCCGCCATTTTATCCCCTGGCTGCACATCGCCTTCGAAGGCCAGACCTGCCCGAAGGCGGCACTGCGCACCGATATTCTGGGCATGATGCTCGAAGACTGCGGCACGTTATTACCCAAACCGCTGAGCGGTCATGACCGTCAGCTGATGCTGATTTGTCTTCAATACTGTCTGTGGCAGAACAATGATCAGACCGGTTTACGCTTTACCGAACAACAGCGGCGCTGGCTGCGCGAAAAGCCCGAATATACTGCCGCCCGTGAACTGTTTATCCAGTTACAGGAACTCAGTAACGGCCTGCTCGATGACTGCGAATGTGAGTTTTTCACCCTGATGTTACGAATGCTGAAAAACCACAGTTATCAGAGTTCCGGTTCGACGGAAGATCAGCGCCTGCTGTTAGAAATTGAAAATATGGTGGCGCGTTTTCAGGACATCGCCGGGATGAAATTCAGCAGCTACGAAGGGCTGGTCGGCCAGCTTTTCGCCCATCTGGGTCCGGCGATTGAACGCTGTCATTTCGGCATTGGCATCGACAATCTGATGCAGGAAGAAGTAAACCGCATGTATCCGCGACTGGTGCGCACCACCCGTGAGGCGTTGGCGGGGTTTGAGCACGAATATCTGATTACGCTTTCAGAGGATGAAATCGGATTAGTAGCGATCACCTTCGGCGCGTGGCTGATGCAGGGTAACGCCTTGCAGGAGAAACAAATCCTGCTGCTGACGCATGATAATCCTGAACTGGAAGAAGCGGTCGAACAACAAATCCGCGAAGCGACGCTGCTGCCGCTGAACATCAAATATCAGACGCTGGCGGATTTCTATAAATTTGGTGCCCCGAGCGGCGTGGCGATGATTGTCACCCCTTACGCCACCCGCAGCACCGACGCCGATCCGCTGGTGATCCACACGCAGTTGCCGCTGGCCAAAGAGCAGCGAAAACGTATCCGCTCGCTGCTCGAAGCCCCCTAG
- the iscR gene encoding Fe-S cluster assembly transcriptional regulator IscR — protein sequence MRLTSKGRYAVTAMLDVALHSQEGPVPLADISERQGISLSYLEQLFSRLRKNGLVASVRGPGGGYLLGKDSGDIAVGAVITAVDESVDATRCQGKEGCQNGERCLTHTLWRDLSERISGFLNNITLAELVNNQEILEVADRQNGEIRRQPNGRQMETINVNLRA from the coding sequence ATGAGACTGACATCCAAAGGCCGTTATGCCGTGACCGCTATGCTCGACGTTGCACTGCATTCACAGGAAGGACCAGTACCACTGGCTGACATTTCTGAGCGTCAGGGTATTTCCCTTTCTTACCTGGAGCAGCTTTTCTCGCGCTTACGCAAAAATGGTCTGGTTGCCAGTGTTCGCGGTCCCGGCGGTGGTTATCTGTTAGGTAAAGATTCCGGCGATATCGCGGTTGGCGCAGTGATTACTGCCGTTGACGAATCTGTCGATGCGACGCGTTGCCAGGGTAAAGAAGGCTGCCAGAATGGCGAACGTTGCCTGACTCACACCTTGTGGCGTGATCTCAGCGAGCGCATCAGCGGCTTCCTGAACAACATTACCCTGGCTGAGCTGGTTAACAACCAGGAAATCCTGGAAGTGGCCGACCGTCAGAACGGTGAAATCCGTCGTCAGCCAAATGGCCGCCAGATGGAAACTATCAACGTCAATCTTCGAGCCTAA
- the hmpA gene encoding NO-inducible flavohemoprotein, translated as MHLKYMFNEIDKDTEFTMLDSATIATVKSTIPLLAATGPKLTAHFYDRMFEHNPELKDIFNMSNQRNGDQRQALFDAICAYAANIENLAALLPAVERIAQKHTSFTIQPDQYNIVGEHLLATLDEMLSPGQEVLDAWGKAYGVLANVFINREAEIYQDSAEKTGGWRGTREFRIAEKQPQSELITSFLLEPVDGLPVVDFQPGQYLAVYIRDASLENQEIRQYSLTQAPNGKTYRIAVKREGQGAVSNFLHHFAQPGDIIHLAAPHGDFFMDISDTTPVALISAGVGQTPMLGMLNTLAERGHHAPVQWLHAAENGAVHAFAGEVKSAQKNLPQLESHVWYNQPQANDLPGEDFQYQGLMDLSKVSEQLNDPAMHFYLCGPVGFMQFAAKQLLAMNISEANIHYECFGPHKVI; from the coding sequence ATGCATTTAAAATACATGTTTAATGAAATCGACAAAGACACGGAGTTCACTATGCTTGATTCAGCCACTATCGCTACCGTTAAATCCACTATTCCTTTGCTCGCAGCGACCGGTCCAAAACTGACCGCGCACTTCTACGACCGCATGTTCGAGCACAATCCCGAGCTCAAAGACATCTTCAATATGAGCAATCAGCGCAACGGCGATCAGCGTCAGGCGCTGTTTGATGCCATCTGTGCTTACGCCGCCAATATCGAAAATCTGGCGGCATTATTACCTGCGGTGGAGCGCATTGCGCAAAAGCACACCAGCTTCACCATTCAGCCGGATCAATACAACATTGTCGGTGAACACCTGCTGGCAACGCTGGATGAAATGTTAAGCCCGGGTCAGGAAGTGCTGGATGCGTGGGGCAAAGCCTACGGCGTGCTGGCGAATGTGTTTATCAACCGTGAAGCAGAGATTTATCAGGACAGCGCAGAAAAAACCGGTGGCTGGCGCGGTACGCGTGAATTCCGCATCGCCGAAAAACAACCGCAAAGTGAACTGATCACCTCTTTCCTGCTGGAACCTGTCGATGGATTGCCGGTGGTGGATTTCCAGCCGGGACAATATCTGGCGGTGTATATCCGTGATGCGTCGCTGGAAAATCAGGAAATCCGTCAGTATTCCCTGACCCAGGCGCCGAACGGTAAAACCTACCGCATTGCCGTAAAACGCGAAGGCCAGGGCGCGGTATCCAACTTCCTGCATCACTTTGCGCAGCCGGGCGACATCATTCATCTTGCAGCCCCGCACGGCGATTTCTTTATGGATATCAGCGATACCACGCCGGTCGCGCTGATTTCTGCCGGTGTCGGTCAGACCCCGATGTTAGGTATGCTCAATACGCTGGCAGAACGCGGACATCATGCGCCGGTACAATGGCTGCACGCGGCGGAAAACGGCGCGGTTCATGCGTTTGCCGGTGAAGTGAAAAGCGCGCAGAAAAACCTGCCGCAGCTGGAAAGCCATGTCTGGTATAACCAGCCACAGGCAAATGATTTACCGGGAGAGGACTTTCAGTATCAGGGTCTGATGGATCTGAGCAAAGTCAGCGAACAGCTGAATGATCCAGCCATGCATTTCTACCTGTGCGGTCCCGTCGGCTTTATGCAGTTCGCGGCCAAACAGTTGCTGGCGATGAACATCAGCGAAGCGAATATTCACTACGAATGCTTCGGTCCGCATAAAGTCATTTAA
- the trmJ gene encoding tRNA (cytosine(32)/uridine(32)-2'-O)-methyltransferase TrmJ, whose amino-acid sequence MLPNIRIVLVETSHTGNMGSTARAMKTMGLSSLYLVNPLVKPDSQAISLSAGASDVIGNATIVDTLDEALAGCSLVIGTSARSRTLPWPMLEPRECGEHSAKAAQTAPVALVFGRERVGLTNEELQKCNYHVCIPANPEYSSLNLAMAVQIIAYEVRVAHLALLEAAKPQIEYEETPYPLVDDLERFYQHLEKTLLETGFIRQAHPGQVMSKLRRLFTRARPESQELNILRGILTSIEKTNSNKE is encoded by the coding sequence ATGCTGCCCAATATCCGCATTGTATTAGTAGAAACGTCTCACACTGGCAATATGGGCTCTACCGCCCGTGCCATGAAAACCATGGGTTTATCAAGTCTTTATCTGGTGAATCCGCTGGTAAAACCTGACTCTCAGGCTATCTCTTTGTCGGCCGGTGCCAGTGATGTCATCGGTAATGCGACGATTGTTGATACGCTTGATGAAGCGCTGGCCGGTTGTAGTCTGGTGATCGGCACCAGTGCGCGTTCCCGCACACTGCCGTGGCCGATGCTTGAACCGCGTGAATGCGGTGAGCACAGTGCAAAAGCGGCACAAACCGCGCCGGTTGCGCTGGTGTTTGGCCGCGAACGCGTCGGGCTGACCAATGAAGAACTGCAAAAATGTAACTACCACGTGTGTATTCCGGCGAACCCTGAATACAGCTCGCTGAATCTGGCAATGGCCGTGCAGATTATTGCCTATGAAGTGCGCGTTGCACATCTGGCGTTGCTGGAAGCGGCAAAACCGCAAATCGAATACGAAGAAACGCCGTATCCGCTGGTCGACGATCTCGAACGTTTCTATCAGCATCTGGAAAAAACCTTGCTGGAAACCGGCTTTATTCGTCAGGCACATCCGGGTCAGGTGATGAGCAAATTACGCCGTCTGTTTACCCGTGCGCGACCTGAATCTCAGGAATTAAACATCCTGCGCGGCATCCTGACGTCGATTGAAAAGACAAATAGCAACAAAGAATAA